The Nomascus leucogenys isolate Asia chromosome 16, Asia_NLE_v1, whole genome shotgun sequence genome includes a region encoding these proteins:
- the BHLHE22 gene encoding class E basic helix-loop-helix protein 22, with protein sequence MERGMHLGAAAAGEDDLFLHKSLSASTAKRLEAAFRSTPPGMDLSLAPPPRERPASSSSSPLGCFEPADPEGAGLLLPPPGGGGGGGGGGAGSGGGGGGGVGVPGLLVGSAGVGGDPSLSSLPAGAALCLKYGESASRGSVAESSGGEQSPDDDSDGRCELVLRAGVADPRASPGAGGGGAKAAEGCSNAHLHGGASVPPGGLGGGGGSGGGSSSGSSGGTGGGGGGSGGSSSSSSSSKKSKEQKALRLNINARERRRMHDLNDALDELRAVIPYAHSPSVRKLSKIATLLLAKNYILMQAQALEEMRRLVAYLNQGQAISAASLPSSAAAAAAAAALHPALGAYEQAAGYPFSAGLPPAASCPEKCALFNSVSSSLCKQCTEKP encoded by the coding sequence ATGGAGCGCGGGATGCACCTCGGTGCAGCGGCCGCCGGCGAGGACGACCTGTTCCTGCACAAGAGCCTGAGCGCCTCCACCGCCAAGCGCTTGGAAGCGGCTTTCCGCTCCACGCCCCCGGGCATGGACCTGTCCCTGGCGCCGCCGCCTCGGGAACGCCCGGCGTCCTCCTCCTCGTCGCCCCTGGGCTGCTTCGAGCCGGCTGACCCGGAGGGGGCAGGGCTGCTGTTGCCGCCGCCTGGAggaggcggtggcggcggcggcggcggcgcgggaagtggcggcggcggtggcggcggggTGGGTGTCCCCGGGTTGCTAGTAGGTTCAGCCGGCGTTGGGGGCGACCCTAGCCTGAGCAGCCTGCCGGCCGGGGCCGCCCTTTGCCTCAAATACGGCGAAAGCGCGAGCCGGGGCTCGGTGGCCGAGAGCAGCGGCGGCGAGCAGAGCCCCGACGACGACAGCGACGGTCGCTGCGAGCTGGTGCTGCGGGCCGGAGTAGCCGACCCGCGGGCCTCCCCGGGAGCGGGAGGTGGTGGCGCGAAGGCAGCCGAGGGCTGCTCCAATGCCCACCTCCACGGCGGCGCCAGCGTCCCCCCGGGGGGCctgggcggcggcggcggcagcggcggggGTAGCAGCAGCGGTAGCAGTGGCGGCACCGGCGGTGGTGGTggcggcagcggcggcagcagcagcagcagcagcagcagcaagaaatCCAAAGAGCAAAAGGCGCTGCGGCTTAACATCAATGCCCGAGAGCGCCGGCGGATGCACGACCTGAACGACGCGCTGGACGAGCTGCGCGCGGTGATCCCCTATGCGCACAGCCCCTCGGTGCGAAAGCTCTCCAAGATCGCCACGCTGCTGCTCGCCAAGAACTACATCCTCATGCAGGCGCAGGCCCTGGAGGAGATGCGGCGCCTAGTCGCCTACCTCAACCAGGGCCAGGCCATCTCGGCTGCCTCCCTGCCCAGCTCGGCGGCTGCAGCGGCAGCAGCTGCTGCCCTGCACCCGGCGCTCGGCGCCTACGAGCAGGCAGCCGGCTACCCGTTCAGCGCCGGACTGCCCCCGGCTGCCTCCTGCCCGGAGAAGTGCGCCCTGTTTAACAGCgtctcctccagcctctgcaaaCAGTGCACGGAGAAGCCTTAA